The proteins below come from a single Miscanthus floridulus cultivar M001 chromosome 1, ASM1932011v1, whole genome shotgun sequence genomic window:
- the LOC136506126 gene encoding transcription factor ILI3-like: protein MSSGRRGRISDDEINELISKLQALLPESSRRRNASRSSASKLLKETCAYIKSLHREVDDLSERLSGLMSTMDNDSPQAEIIRSLLR from the exons ATGTCGTCGGGCCGGCGTGGCAGGATCAGCGACGACGAGATCAACGAGCTCATCTCCAAGCTCCAGGCGCTCCTCCCGGAGTCCTCACGCCGCCGGAACGCGAGCCGG TCGTCGGCGTCGAAGCTTCTGAAGGAGACGTGTGCCTACATCAAGAGCCTGCACCGGGAGGTGGACGACCTCTCGGAACGCCTGTCGGGGCTCATGTCGACCATGGACAACGACAGCCCCCAGGCGGAGATCATCCGGAGCCTCCTCCGGTGA